One segment of Niabella beijingensis DNA contains the following:
- the gdhA gene encoding NADP-specific glutamate dehydrogenase, with amino-acid sequence MNESIRHFINQVKIRNAGESEFLQAVTEVATSIIPFIESEPRYRNSKVLERIVEPERVVIFRVPWLDDQGEIQVNRGFRVQMNSAIGPYKGGLRFHPSVNLGVLKFLAFEQIFKNSLTGLPMGAGKGGADFDPKGKSDNEVMKFCQSFMTELYRHVGADIDIPAGDIGVGGREIGYLFGQYKRIAGAFNGVLTGKGYEWGGSLIRPEATGYGLIYFVEEILKTREDSLVGKKVTISGSGNVAQFAAEKCIEKGARVLTMSDSEGFIYDPSGIDKEKLEFIKELKNHTRGRIKKYATKYHCEYFAGERPWKIKCDIALPNATQNELELSDARTLIKNGVFCVAEGANMPCTPEAVAAFNKAKVYYAPGKAANAGGVAVSGLEMSQNSQRYSWTRTEVDNKLKDIMCEIHQRCLKYGKETDGHINYERGANISGFVKIADSMLAQGVV; translated from the coding sequence ATGAACGAATCGATCAGGCATTTCATCAACCAGGTTAAGATAAGAAATGCCGGGGAATCCGAATTTTTACAGGCTGTAACGGAAGTAGCCACTTCTATTATTCCTTTTATTGAATCAGAGCCCCGGTACCGGAACAGTAAAGTCCTCGAACGCATTGTAGAACCGGAGCGGGTAGTGATTTTCAGGGTTCCCTGGCTCGATGATCAGGGTGAGATCCAGGTCAACCGGGGGTTCCGGGTGCAGATGAACAGCGCCATCGGTCCTTACAAGGGAGGGCTGCGGTTCCATCCTTCTGTAAACCTGGGTGTATTGAAGTTCCTGGCCTTTGAACAGATCTTTAAAAACAGCCTTACCGGCCTGCCCATGGGTGCCGGAAAAGGAGGCGCTGATTTTGATCCCAAAGGAAAATCGGATAATGAGGTAATGAAATTCTGCCAGAGTTTTATGACCGAACTCTACCGCCATGTAGGTGCGGATATCGATATCCCTGCGGGAGATATCGGTGTGGGCGGCCGCGAGATCGGCTACCTGTTTGGCCAGTACAAGCGCATTGCCGGGGCATTCAATGGAGTGCTTACCGGGAAAGGCTACGAGTGGGGCGGCAGTCTCATCCGGCCGGAGGCCACGGGCTATGGGCTGATCTACTTTGTAGAAGAAATATTGAAGACCAGGGAGGATTCACTGGTGGGCAAAAAGGTAACCATTTCCGGCTCGGGAAATGTGGCCCAGTTTGCCGCAGAAAAATGTATTGAAAAAGGCGCCCGGGTACTGACCATGTCTGACTCTGAGGGATTTATTTATGATCCGTCGGGTATCGATAAGGAAAAACTGGAGTTCATTAAAGAGCTGAAGAATCATACACGGGGACGTATTAAAAAATATGCCACCAAGTACCATTGTGAATATTTTGCAGGTGAACGGCCGTGGAAAATCAAATGTGATATCGCACTTCCGAATGCCACACAAAATGAGCTGGAGTTGTCGGATGCACGTACCTTGATAAAGAACGGGGTTTTCTGTGTGGCAGAAGGGGCCAATATGCCCTGTACCCCGGAAGCGGTAGCTGCATTTAACAAGGCAAAAGTATATTATGCCCCGGGGAAAGCAGCAAATGCAGGCGGGGTGGCTGTTTCCGGCCTGGAGATGTCGCAAAACTCACAGCGGTATTCCTGGACCCGGACGGAAGTGGATAATAAGCTGAAGGATATCATGTGCGAGATCCACCAGCGTTGTTTAAAATACGGAAAGGAAACCGACGGCCACATCAATTACGAACGCGGTGCGAATATCAGCGGCTTTGTAAAAATTGCCGATTCCATGCTGGCCCAGGGTGTTGTATAA
- a CDS encoding anhydro-N-acetylmuramic acid kinase, with amino-acid sequence MIYRAIGIMSGSSLDGLDIAFVEFHENGGKWQFEIQQAECLPYTPEWKSKLEQAVHLNALEYRLLHTDYGHYIGEQVNTFIDRHRLHYKVAVIGSHGHTTFHMPERRMTGQIGDGAAIAAETGLTVVSDLRALDVALGGQGAPIVPIGEQLLLGAYRYFLNIGGIANLSVNTEPYRAFDVCAANRVLNLVAGTVGAEYDAGGRFAAAGNINQALLEELNGLDYYNQPAPKSLANDFGTDTVYPILLKHGGPAADQLRTYVEHIAFQVGRALEADPGYGEEGQQLLVTGGGAFNDFLVSRMKELLKAEVVVPEEKLVQYKEALIMALIAVLRWREEKNVLGSVTGASRNSAGGAMWLGAGE; translated from the coding sequence ATGATCTACAGGGCTATAGGTATTATGAGCGGCAGTTCGCTGGATGGGCTGGATATCGCATTTGTGGAATTTCATGAGAACGGGGGCAAATGGCAGTTTGAGATACAACAGGCGGAATGCCTTCCCTATACACCGGAATGGAAATCGAAACTGGAGCAGGCCGTGCATCTGAATGCGCTGGAATACCGGCTGTTGCATACAGATTACGGTCATTATATCGGAGAGCAGGTCAATACCTTTATAGACCGGCACAGGCTGCACTATAAAGTTGCGGTGATTGGCTCCCATGGTCATACCACTTTTCACATGCCGGAACGCCGGATGACCGGGCAGATCGGTGACGGGGCGGCCATCGCCGCGGAAACGGGGCTGACCGTTGTTTCGGATCTTCGTGCCCTGGATGTGGCGCTGGGCGGGCAGGGTGCGCCGATCGTACCCATTGGAGAGCAACTGCTGCTGGGCGCGTACCGCTATTTTTTAAATATAGGAGGGATCGCCAACCTTTCGGTAAATACCGAGCCTTACCGGGCTTTTGATGTTTGTGCTGCCAACAGGGTCTTAAACCTGGTAGCGGGTACAGTAGGGGCGGAGTACGATGCCGGCGGGCGGTTTGCAGCGGCCGGAAATATCAATCAGGCGCTCCTCGAAGAATTGAACGGGCTTGATTATTACAACCAGCCCGCGCCCAAATCGCTGGCAAATGATTTTGGTACGGATACCGTGTACCCCATCCTCCTTAAACATGGCGGACCGGCAGCGGATCAGCTGCGGACCTATGTGGAGCACATTGCATTTCAGGTAGGACGGGCACTGGAGGCAGACCCCGGGTACGGGGAAGAAGGGCAACAACTACTGGTAACCGGCGGCGGGGCGTTTAATGATTTCCTGGTCAGCCGGATGAAAGAACTGCTGAAAGCAGAAGTGGTGGTGCCGGAGGAAAAGCTTGTACAATATAAGGAGGCCCTCATCATGGCGCTGATCGCCGTATTGCGGTGGCGGGAGGAAAAAAATGTACTGGGAAGCGTTACCGGAGCCAGCCGCAACAGTGCGGGCGGAGCGATGTGGCTGGGCGCGGGGGAATGA
- a CDS encoding DsbA family oxidoreductase produces the protein MSTNKMQVEIWSDVMCPFCYIGKRHFETALETFAGKNNITITWKSFQLDPSLPEKEEIGHEQYLTERKGLPQAQVKALLDHVTQSAKNAGLDYHFENIVTVNSFNAHRIIQMAKTKGLGDAAEERLFRAYFTEGRDIADRNTLTELGKEIGLTEAEVSESLTGDAYAGRVNQDIDEAQQLGITGVPFFVFDRKYAVSEAQPPEAFTQTIDKAFSEWRQSNPAASFEITEGESCTPDGDCG, from the coding sequence ATGAGTACAAATAAGATGCAGGTAGAAATATGGAGCGATGTCATGTGTCCGTTCTGTTATATTGGGAAGCGGCATTTTGAAACGGCACTTGAAACATTTGCCGGTAAAAACAATATAACGATCACCTGGAAGAGTTTCCAGCTGGATCCTTCTCTTCCGGAAAAAGAAGAGATCGGTCATGAACAATATCTGACGGAACGCAAAGGGTTGCCTCAGGCACAGGTAAAAGCCTTACTGGACCATGTAACGCAGTCGGCAAAAAATGCGGGCCTCGATTATCATTTCGAGAACATTGTTACGGTGAATTCTTTCAATGCACATCGCATCATCCAGATGGCTAAAACAAAAGGACTTGGCGATGCAGCAGAAGAACGGCTCTTCAGGGCTTATTTTACGGAAGGGCGGGATATTGCCGACCGGAATACATTGACGGAACTGGGAAAGGAGATCGGTCTTACAGAAGCAGAAGTGAGCGAATCCCTTACCGGCGATGCTTATGCGGGCCGGGTCAATCAGGATATCGATGAGGCGCAGCAACTAGGTATAACCGGCGTTCCCTTTTTTGTATTCGACCGTAAATATGCGGTTTCAGAGGCCCAGCCGCCGGAGGCCTTTACACAAACCATCGACAAGGCTTTTTCGGAATGGCGCCAAAGCAACCCGGCTGCATCCTTTGAAATCACAGAGGGGGAATCCTGCACACCCGACGGGGATTGCGGATAA
- a CDS encoding ABC transporter ATP-binding protein, which yields MHSIIHIDNLRKSYFMGQQELPVLKGVSLNINKNEYVALMGPSGSGKSTLMNILGCLDTPTSGTYVLNSKDVSKMEDNALAEVRNKEIGFVFQQFNLLPRLTALENVALPLIYAGIKKSERNEKAMQMLELVSLTDRYHHKPNELSGGQCQRVAIARALVNDPSLILADEPTGNLDTKTSYEIMDIFNRIHSNGNTVVLVTHEEDIANHAHRIVRLRDGVIESDEAVAKAAVPS from the coding sequence ATGCACTCCATCATCCATATCGACAATTTGCGTAAAAGCTATTTTATGGGACAGCAGGAACTGCCTGTTTTAAAAGGGGTTTCCTTAAACATTAACAAGAACGAATATGTCGCCCTTATGGGGCCGTCAGGCAGCGGGAAAAGCACACTGATGAATATCCTCGGATGCCTTGATACGCCTACCTCGGGCACCTATGTACTGAACAGCAAGGATGTAAGCAAGATGGAAGACAATGCGCTGGCTGAGGTCCGTAACAAAGAGATCGGTTTTGTATTCCAGCAGTTCAACTTATTACCGCGGCTTACCGCATTGGAAAATGTTGCATTGCCCCTGATCTATGCAGGTATCAAAAAAAGCGAACGCAATGAAAAGGCGATGCAGATGCTGGAGCTGGTGAGTCTTACCGACCGGTATCACCACAAACCCAATGAGCTGAGCGGGGGACAGTGTCAGCGTGTGGCCATTGCCCGGGCACTGGTCAACGACCCCTCCCTGATCCTGGCGGATGAGCCAACAGGAAACCTGGACACCAAGACCTCCTACGAGATCATGGATATCTTTAACCGGATCCACAGCAATGGAAATACAGTGGTGCTGGTAACCCATGAAGAAGATATTGCCAATCATGCGCATCGCATTGTACGGCTGCGCGACGGAGTTATCGAAAGCGATGAGGCGGTGGCAAAAGCAGCGGTACCATCCTAA
- a CDS encoding acyltransferase family protein, producing the protein MSVISKKLYGLDHLRALAILLVFLYHYRGFHHPAWIDQFTDFGWTGVDLFFVLSGFLIAGQLFGQLKTSGTLLLKQFFIKRFFRIIPPYLVVVALYFCFPFFREREALAPLWKFLTFTHNFGLDVIHKGTFSHAWSLCIEEQFYLTLPFILLLLYKSRSAPRVLFFLLLLLVLLLRWISWDTWIAPLNSNETGFWLLWYKYIYYPTYTRLDGLLIGVGLAWVVHYAPRGAAIISKNGNLFFLAGLPFLTAAWFICRDQASFAASIWGFLLVAVGFGCWVAAAAAPSSFLYKKGWFITEQLARLSFTIYLSHKGVIHMTQTLLERTGIATTSNLALLIAVFNCIAVGLLFRYLVENPCLQLRNRILKQRGVKAALQPVPAVTSAHTDPGSSR; encoded by the coding sequence ATGTCCGTAATTTCAAAAAAACTTTACGGCCTGGATCATCTGAGGGCGCTGGCTATTTTACTCGTTTTTTTATACCATTACCGGGGGTTTCATCATCCTGCGTGGATTGATCAGTTTACTGATTTCGGCTGGACGGGAGTGGACCTGTTCTTTGTATTAAGCGGATTTCTGATAGCGGGTCAGCTTTTCGGACAGCTGAAGACCAGCGGAACCCTGCTTCTGAAGCAGTTCTTTATAAAACGTTTTTTCCGGATCATCCCGCCCTATCTCGTTGTGGTGGCCCTTTATTTTTGTTTTCCTTTTTTCAGGGAGCGTGAGGCCCTGGCTCCCTTATGGAAATTCCTGACTTTTACACATAATTTCGGTTTGGATGTGATTCATAAGGGTACTTTCTCGCATGCCTGGTCCCTTTGTATTGAAGAACAGTTTTATCTCACCCTGCCTTTTATCCTGCTCCTGCTGTATAAAAGCCGTTCAGCCCCCCGGGTTCTTTTTTTCCTGCTGCTGCTCCTGGTGCTGTTGCTGCGCTGGATCTCCTGGGATACCTGGATCGCTCCGCTCAACAGCAACGAAACCGGTTTCTGGCTGCTTTGGTACAAGTACATTTATTATCCGACCTATACAAGACTCGACGGGCTTTTGATCGGCGTGGGACTCGCGTGGGTGGTGCATTATGCCCCCCGCGGCGCTGCCATTATTTCAAAAAACGGCAATTTATTTTTTCTTGCCGGGCTCCCCTTTCTGACCGCCGCCTGGTTTATCTGCCGGGACCAGGCTTCTTTTGCTGCCAGCATATGGGGCTTTCTCCTGGTTGCTGTTGGTTTCGGATGCTGGGTGGCTGCTGCCGCAGCGCCGTCTTCTTTTTTGTATAAAAAAGGATGGTTCATTACGGAGCAGCTGGCCCGTCTATCGTTCACCATCTATTTGTCGCACAAAGGCGTCATCCACATGACGCAAACCCTTCTTGAGAGAACGGGCATTGCTACCACCAGCAATCTTGCCCTGCTGATCGCTGTTTTCAATTGTATAGCCGTTGGGTTGTTGTTTCGCTATCTGGTGGAAAACCCCTGCCTGCAACTAAGAAACCGTATACTGAAACAGCGGGGTGTCAAAGCAGCGCTTCAGCCGGTACCTGCTGTCACATCGGCACATACTGACCCGGGAAGCAGTCGCTGA
- a CDS encoding ABC transporter ATP-binding protein — protein MISGNNIHKAYGAVQVLKGVNIDISKGEVVSIVGPSGSGKSTLLHILGTLDKPDTGAVVMNDTPISALSGRQLAAFRNKNIGFVFQFHHLLPEFSALENVCIPGWLAGRRKKEVTQQAQELLGILGVAHRLENKPNELSGGEQQRVAVARALINQPEIIFADEPTGNLDTTNARDLHQLFFDLRQRLQQTFLIVTHNEELARLSDRTLHMKDGLIV, from the coding sequence ATGATTTCCGGCAATAATATACATAAGGCCTATGGCGCCGTACAGGTGCTGAAAGGCGTGAACATAGACATCAGCAAAGGCGAGGTGGTCTCAATCGTAGGACCGTCAGGCAGCGGGAAAAGCACCCTGCTGCATATCCTGGGCACACTGGATAAACCGGATACAGGTGCGGTGGTCATGAATGACACACCGATCAGCGCTTTGAGCGGCCGGCAGCTGGCTGCATTCCGGAATAAAAATATCGGCTTTGTATTTCAGTTCCACCACCTCCTCCCCGAATTTTCAGCACTTGAAAATGTTTGTATTCCCGGCTGGCTTGCCGGACGCAGAAAAAAAGAAGTGACGCAACAGGCGCAGGAACTGCTGGGCATTTTAGGTGTTGCTCATCGCCTTGAAAATAAACCAAACGAACTGAGCGGGGGCGAGCAGCAGCGGGTAGCCGTGGCACGCGCGCTGATCAACCAGCCTGAGATCATTTTTGCGGATGAGCCTACCGGTAACCTTGACACCACCAATGCCCGGGACCTGCACCAGCTTTTTTTTGATCTCCGGCAGCGGTTGCAGCAAACTTTTCTTATTGTAACACATAACGAAGAACTGGCCCGCTTAAGCGACCGCACGTTGCATATGAAAGACGGGCTTATCGTATAA
- the upp gene encoding uracil phosphoribosyltransferase encodes MIINLSEQHSLVSNWVSELRDIEVQNDRMRFRRNLERIGEVIAYEISKELPYKIVETQTPLGISSSKVLEEQPVLATILRAGLPMHQGLLNYFDKADNAFVSAYRKHHKDGSFTINVEYLSSPELEDRIIIVSDPMLATGASLVKTIQFLREVGRPKTIHVAAAIACTEGIEYVLREEPALKVWCGDIDDEITAKGYIVPGLGDAGDLAFGGKAQY; translated from the coding sequence ATGATCATCAATTTAAGCGAGCAACACAGCCTGGTGAGCAATTGGGTCAGCGAACTAAGGGATATTGAAGTTCAGAACGACCGCATGCGTTTTCGCAGAAACCTGGAGCGGATCGGCGAAGTGATCGCTTATGAGATCAGTAAGGAACTTCCTTATAAAATAGTGGAGACCCAAACGCCGCTCGGCATCTCCAGTTCAAAGGTACTGGAAGAGCAGCCGGTACTGGCTACCATATTAAGAGCGGGACTCCCCATGCACCAGGGGTTGCTCAATTATTTTGATAAAGCAGACAACGCTTTTGTATCTGCTTACCGCAAACATCACAAGGATGGAAGTTTTACGATCAACGTGGAATACCTCAGCAGCCCCGAACTGGAAGACCGTATCATCATTGTTTCGGATCCCATGCTGGCTACCGGGGCTTCCCTGGTAAAAACCATTCAGTTCCTGAGGGAAGTGGGCCGTCCCAAAACGATCCATGTAGCCGCCGCTATCGCCTGTACTGAAGGAATAGAATACGTATTGCGCGAGGAGCCTGCATTAAAGGTCTGGTGCGGCGACATTGACGATGAGATAACAGCTAAGGGCTATATTGTTCCTGGCCTGGGAGATGCCGGGGACCTGGCTTTTGGCGGAAAAGCCCAATACTGA
- the gatC gene encoding Asp-tRNA(Asn)/Glu-tRNA(Gln) amidotransferase subunit GatC gives MEVNEALIDKLAHLSKLSFSDEEKLEFRGDLEKMIGFVEKLNELDLKAVDPLMHMSEEINVLRDDAVKGSITREAALRNAPATDGVFFKVPKVIRK, from the coding sequence ATGGAAGTAAATGAGGCATTAATTGATAAACTGGCGCATCTTTCAAAACTCAGCTTTTCAGATGAAGAGAAACTGGAGTTTCGGGGCGATCTCGAAAAGATGATCGGTTTTGTGGAAAAACTGAATGAACTGGATTTAAAAGCGGTGGATCCGCTGATGCATATGAGTGAGGAGATCAATGTGCTGCGCGATGACGCTGTTAAAGGCTCCATCACCCGTGAAGCCGCATTGCGGAATGCTCCTGCGACCGATGGCGTTTTTTTTAAGGTACCAAAAGTAATCCGGAAATAG
- a CDS encoding cob(I)yrinic acid a,c-diamide adenosyltransferase: MTFRIYTKTGDKGKTALIGGTKVSKAHLRIEAYGNVDELNSFIGLCSDALHDAAGKKILQEIQDRLFTAGAVLAQDPGKHTKMQLPDLHETDIELLEQEIDRMTAVLPEMKSFIVPGGSIAVSYLHVARCICRRAERSCVRLQEEEPVAEIVIKYLNRLSDYLFTLARYTGHLAGIADIPWRPRT, translated from the coding sequence ATGACTTTTCGTATTTACACAAAGACAGGCGATAAAGGTAAAACGGCGCTGATCGGCGGCACCAAGGTTTCAAAAGCGCACCTGAGAATAGAAGCCTATGGAAACGTGGATGAATTGAACTCTTTTATCGGTTTGTGCAGTGATGCCTTGCACGACGCTGCGGGAAAAAAAATATTGCAGGAGATACAGGACCGTCTTTTTACGGCGGGTGCCGTGCTGGCGCAGGATCCGGGTAAACATACAAAAATGCAGTTGCCCGATCTGCACGAGACGGATATCGAATTACTGGAACAGGAAATAGACCGGATGACGGCCGTGCTTCCGGAAATGAAATCGTTTATTGTACCGGGAGGTAGTATCGCTGTTTCTTATCTGCATGTTGCCCGGTGCATTTGTCGCAGGGCAGAGCGCTCCTGTGTACGGTTACAGGAAGAAGAACCTGTGGCAGAGATCGTTATAAAATACCTCAACCGGCTCAGTGATTATCTCTTTACCCTGGCCCGCTATACCGGCCATCTCGCGGGAATTGCGGATATTCCCTGGCGTCCGCGTACCTGA
- a CDS encoding DUF2795 domain-containing protein, translating to MFWTLELASYLEDAPWPATKDELIDFAIRSGAPIEVVENLQELEDEGDVYETIEDIWPDYPTQEDFLFNEDEY from the coding sequence ATGTTTTGGACACTTGAGTTAGCCTCTTATTTAGAAGATGCCCCTTGGCCGGCCACTAAAGATGAACTAATTGACTTTGCTATCAGGAGTGGGGCGCCCATTGAAGTGGTTGAAAATTTACAGGAGCTGGAAGATGAGGGCGATGTTTACGAAACCATAGAAGACATCTGGCCGGATTATCCCACCCAGGAAGATTTCCTGTTCAACGAAGACGAATACTAA